TCCTCGCCGACGAGATGGAAAAACTCCACAAAAAATGAGGGGGCGCTTCGGTGTGCGCCGTTTTTAAGGAGTGCACCGCTCTTTTGAGGACGCCGCCACCGTTTCACCGAGCCCAAACCGGAGGCGGTGCAGTGCGGCGGCGCTTTCACCCGCAAAAGGGCCCGGAAACCGAAGCCGCCGGAGTTCGCCCCCGCTTGTCTGGGAAGAAAAGAACCCAACGACCTGAAGGAGGAAAGGGGGCCGGAGTACAACAGCTCCGGGCCGTCCTTTAAGTCCCTTTGGTCCCTTTGTCCCTCTTAACGCGCAGTTCCGGAAAGCGCCCCGGCTCAGTCGAGCTTGTAGCGTTTTCGCTTTTCCAGGAGGGTTTTTCGGTGGATGCCGAGGAGACGGGCGGCCTCGCTCATCCGGCCCCCGACGGCGGCGAGGACGCGGCGGATGTGCCCCGACTCCACTTCCGCGAGGCTCTGGATGGCCGTCTCCGCCGGCCCCGCCCCGGCGGAGGGGAGGTCGCGGGGCGTGACGACCTCGCCGGGCTGCAGGAGGGTCCACCGGCGGACGAGGTTGCGCAGTTCCCGGAGGTTGCCCGGGAAGGGGAGTTCCGCCAGCCCCTCCAGTGCCTCGGGGGACACGCGGACGGGCTCGACCCGGTACGCGGCGGCTTCACGGCGCGCGAAGGTCTCCACGAGTGTGGGGATCTCGTCCCGCCGCCGGCGGAGGGGCGGCACCTCGAGGGTGAAGAGGGACATCCGGTAGAAGAGGTCGCGGCGGAGGCGGCTGTCGGTGACCAGGGCTTCCGGCGGCGCCTGGAGCAGGCCGATAAAACGCGCGTCCACACGCGCCTTGCGGTCGGAGCCCAGCGGTGTGAACTCGCCGGTCTCCACCACGCGGAGCAGTTTGGCCTGGGAGGCGGGGGCCAGGCTGTCCAGCTCGTCGAGGACCAGGGTCCCGCCGTCGGCCAGCACCAGGCGTCCCGGGTGGTCTTTTTCCGCCCCCGTGTAGGCCCCCCGAGCGTATCCGAACAGTTCCGTCTCCAGGAGCGTCTCCGGCAGGGCCGCGCAGGAGATTTCCTCGTAGGGCCCGTCGCGCCGGGGGCCGAGACGGTGGTAGAGCCAGGCGTAGAAGTTCTTGCCGACCCCGTTCTCCCCCCAGATCAGGCAGGGCGCGCCGGCCGCGGCCGCCTTGGCCAGGGTGGCGGACAGCGCCTCGAAGGTCCGCCCCTGGAAACAGGCGGCGTCGAGTCCAGGGGGTGCCCCGATGGCGGAGAGGTCAATCACGGCGCGGGGCGGCGGGGACGGGGGTGACGTCCACGGCGTCGGCCCAGAGGCGCTCCAGTTCGTAGAATTCCCGGGCCTCCACCGAGAAGATGTGGACGACGAAGTCGAAGTAGTCCAGGAGGACCCACTGGGCGTTGCTGTGGCCCTCCACGTGGGAGGGCTTGAGGCCGAAAGCCTTGCGGAGTTTTTCCTCCAGGT
This is a stretch of genomic DNA from Acidobacteriota bacterium. It encodes these proteins:
- the rsfS gene encoding ribosome silencing factor, producing MNEILHAAFDLLDEKKGILTRVLDVSRVATFTDHFIICTGANQRHVQALADDLEEKLRKAFGLKPSHVEGHSNAQWVLLDYFDFVVHIFSVEAREFYELERLWADAVDVTPVPAAPRRD
- a CDS encoding sigma-54-dependent Fis family transcriptional regulator: MIDLSAIGAPPGLDAACFQGRTFEALSATLAKAAAAGAPCLIWGENGVGKNFYAWLYHRLGPRRDGPYEEISCAALPETLLETELFGYARGAYTGAEKDHPGRLVLADGGTLVLDELDSLAPASQAKLLRVVETGEFTPLGSDRKARVDARFIGLLQAPPEALVTDSRLRRDLFYRMSLFTLEVPPLRRRRDEIPTLVETFARREAAAYRVEPVRVSPEALEGLAELPFPGNLRELRNLVRRWTLLQPGEVVTPRDLPSAGAGPAETAIQSLAEVESGHIRRVLAAVGGRMSEAARLLGIHRKTLLEKRKRYKLD